A region of the Haematobia irritans isolate KBUSLIRL chromosome 5, ASM5000362v1, whole genome shotgun sequence genome:
ctacaacaatcacCAACAAGCGtatcaaaaagtacgaaaattacatgaaagtattttgccctcACTATTGTTAAAAGAGcccttttatattttgtgaaacaccgagCACAAATAGCttattgtaatttatttaaataaaaatgaaaattaagggctgaaaacatagttattacgttttaaaatgtgaaatgtgtattggtgaacaattttcaactttccaaatggaataaagtgatagtttttcagatgTTTTTCCAGACACGTTGCCTCCATCGTGAATAAACACTGATAGACGCAGGCGCATTAGCCGAATATAGCAGAATTGCAACTTATAAATCAAcataattccttttttaagtcattATGTTCAATGTATTCATATCGCATTTTATTTGACCACAACgactcttttacaactatcttaaaatgcactttttctaatagtttgaaggggctcctATCGGCGTCATTCtaatttatctaaaaaggcacataataattgcactcatgcgatacttattTGTAGCAATTTGGCgttgtacaacttctcaatagtgacggcacaTTTGCGACGAGTTTtgaatatcgtatacgactgttttccacGTTGTGGGGATTCTCTGAAGTGCCGCCAAATTCAATAAATGTTGGCAGAGTACTTCTGCATCAAACAAACGAAAGCCTTAGAGAgaacaattgaatttttaatatttatttagttgGTAGcacaaactcaaatttaaatacCAACCATCCCTAGTACAAAGGATATAAATAATGTAGACTATttcgtttataaataaaaaaattaaactttacataaaattcttacagtatcaaattaaattatttctcaATATCgatgaatttaaatttcaatggaaTATTTGGCATATTGATTTGTAAAGATTTAAAAGCATTCTCCGTGGGATAGTTGAATTCAATTTGGAAATTACGAACCAAACGGGATATTGCTAATTCAATTTCCAATTCCACAATACGTCTACCTATACAACTGCGAGGACCAAAACCAAAAGGCAAGAATACAAAAGGACTACTTGGCTTCAAATCTTGACCGTTTTGTGTTTCCTTCCCTTGTCTTAGCCAACGTTCAGGTAAAAATTCATTGGGTCTAGGATAATATTTTTCGTTCTTGTTCAGCGAGGCTGATACCATGAAAACATGTTGACAGGCAGGAATACGATATCCACTTAAAACCACATCTTTGGCGTTCACTCTAACATTACCCACAGCCAGAGGGTATATACGCTGCGACTCTTTTATACAGGCCCTAAGATAGGGCATATTTTTGATGGCCTCCTCTGTGAATTCGGAATCCTTTTCAGGAAGAACGCGCATAACTTCCTCACGTAGTTTGGCCTGTTTATCGTGATTTTTACTCAAACACAACAGCAAAGCGGTAAAGGTTGTGGAAGTCTTTAACAAAAAAGgcattgagaaataaaatttacatataattttTGGAGATCACAACTCATCACTTACCGTATCCACACCCGCCATTAGCATATCAATGGCCATtactttagctatttttggatcAATCTTTAATAGTTTCTCCAAAACACTTTTCTCACTTTCCGGTTTCTCTGGTATACCTGCCTGTTTCTCCTGTTCCATTCTATTGATAGCTTCTTCTATATAACCCGATGTAATCTCCTGCATGGTATCCATTGCttgaattatttttctataagttGGAGTTGCGATATATTTCCAAATCGATGgtttaaattcaatttcataGCCTAAAGCAAAGAACACATTTAGGCAATCAAAAATTTGCCGGGCCTTGGGATCACTTCGATTTCCTGAAAGAAGCCCTAATTGTCGGTCCAAAGCAACAACCGATACTGATTCCAGTGTCCAACGATTCATTTCTTCTTCAAATGAGGCTGGAACTTCAAGGGTTTGTGGATCACGTATTGTACGAATTCTGTAAAGAAGagatatttacaaaatatgacCATCTACTGGTAAATCCATAGAGGATCATCGATCTCTAAAGCGGATAAATCCTGTCGTTTAGATGCAAAATATTTCGTCCATGTCAAAAATATTTCCCGACTGTAGCCATCGAAGACAGAGTCATCCCACGCTCAACTATTTCATTGATTATTCATTCAGGACACTGAATTTCTAGACTTCccaactcctcaatttgttcTTGGAATCGGTAACCAATGTCTGGAAAATGGATAGGGTCATTCCATAACTGAATCCAAAGACTCGTACAAGGGAAGCCATACCCTACAGACCGATCTCGTTTTtcacgccagtagccaagacacttgtgtCACTACTACTTCCcagttttatagagaattttccagctgccaacCGTTTGCTTCTTAATTATTTGTGTGGACCTCAGTCATATATGGAATTTAGAGATAAGAAGTCAAGGCCTCCTAGAGTGAAAAATGGAGTTCCCCATTATGCGGTGATATCTGTGACCCTATCCTCTATTCATTAAACTCATAATGGCGTTGAGATTgtgtcataaagggtgatacggtcaaaatttggtcaagggaaaacgcgtgtaaatcggtgaaatcgtttatttaaaaaatcaaattatatttctttttcaagttcaattagtataaaattcaggagaaatattcagttaggctttcgcttttccaagccgggcctcacgcttgacacctgccatcagattttgtacagccaccttgtccaccatcttcgccgcagaaagccagtttgccttgaactgctgctcgtccttagcagtttttttggtcttctttaggttccgcttgacaatagcccagtatttctcaattgggcggggctctggcgtgttgggagggttcttgtccttgggaaccacctgcacgttgttggcggcgtaccactccatggcctttttaccgtaatggcaagataccaaatccggccaaaacagtacggaacaaccgtgtttcttcaggaaaggcagaagacgtttattcaaactctgtttcacgtaaatttctt
Encoded here:
- the LOC142240878 gene encoding cytochrome P450 CYP12A2-like yields the protein MIKYNIKVLTHHENIYKQTQTIIKQQIRLLSSSTGKIETSSTTTEDGAPYDFQKEWAKAKPFEAIPFDSPLSMIKKFLPGGKYAKLDATQLMFAMKEDLGEITLLKGMLGKKSFVVTHNPKDFEMVLRNEGVWPIRPGLEILTYYRTVLKKDFYQGTEGLLSTSGEKWGTFRSAVNPILMQPKNVRLYMHKMSSVNKEFMNRIRTIRDPQTLEVPASFEEEMNRWTLESVSVVALDRQLGLLSGNRSDPKARQIFDCLNVFFALGYEIEFKPSIWKYIATPTYRKIIQAMDTMQEITSGYIEEAINRMEQEKQAGIPEKPESEKSVLEKLLKIDPKIAKVMAIDMLMAGVDTTSTTFTALLLCLSKNHDKQAKLREEVMRVLPEKDSEFTEEAIKNMPYLRACIKESQRIYPLAVGNVRVNAKDVVLSGYRIPACQHVFMVSASLNKNEKYYPRPNEFLPERWLRQGKETQNGQDLKPSSPFVFLPFGFGPRSCIGRRIVELEIELAISRLVRNFQIEFNYPTENAFKSLQINMPNIPLKFKFIDIEK